In a single window of the Zea mays cultivar B73 chromosome 5, Zm-B73-REFERENCE-NAM-5.0, whole genome shotgun sequence genome:
- the LOC109939832 gene encoding uncharacterized protein, whose amino-acid sequence MTVLAFTQPPRVLPEMIRLKWIVPATTQPPRALVDEMSSRLRLQGVSVLEGALSLARWNPVLLQRCVSDLEAANADMTRQYYALEEKRSQDQAELVQRCSDLEEKYSQSQTELAQVSASLNDANTLNSTLRAQLDSEKEEKRALVTSRDNLDRLYRDSSNSLTILERSHRFTREELDNLRYKLQESLDDVIRLRELISAKDVVIKNLCASKKSIAQELEAAQLAIKVAEETSATLRAQRDKAMDKAIHAGWILMRRPGVVVLDDIVADVNAAPDSSSRPSSSVAPEKNVAE is encoded by the exons ATGACGGTGCTGGcctttacccagcccccgagggtgctgccggagatgatccggctcaaatgGATAGTGCCAgctactacccagcccccgagg GCGTTGGTCGATGAGATGTCTAGTCGGCTGAGGTTGCAGGGTGTTTCCGTCCtggaaggagctttgtctctggcgcgttggaatccggtgctgcttcagcggtgtgtttctgacttagaggcggcgaATGCTG ATATGACTCGACAGTATTATGCTCTTGAGGAAAAACGCTCTCAAGACCAAGCCGAACTGGTCCAGCGGTGTTCTgatcttgaggaaaagtattcccaaagtcagacagagctggcccaggtctctgcttctctgaatgacgccaacacgctgaactctactctccgcgctcagcttgactctgagaag gaagaaaaacgtgcccttgttacttctcgtgacaatcttgacaggctatatcgtgactctagcaactcactgaccatcttggagaggagtcatcgcttcaccagggaggagttagacaatcttcgttataagctgcaggaatccttggATGATGTGATTCGCCTCAGGGAATTGATATCGGCCAAAGATGTTGTCATCAAGAATCtgtgtgcttccaagaaatctatTGCCCAGGAGCTGGAGGCCGCTCAGTTGGCtatcaaggttgctgaagagacttccgctactctgagggcccagcgcgataaagctatggataaagctattCACGCGGGGTGGAttctgatgaggagacctggtgtggtTGTCCTGGACGACATAGTGGcagatgtgaacgctgctcctgattcctccagccgtccttcttcgtcggttgctcctgagaagaatgttGCAGAATAG